From one bacterium genomic stretch:
- a CDS encoding PEP-CTERM sorting domain-containing protein, with protein sequence MERAFNIFKMVSLAALVVVALLCLSYSHAYGYSAAVGIGKPSNVVVNNGNTGNGNNTDLENLDHNWDRDNYVSTADNSDSGLPPTTVPEPGTLILLGSGLLGLARYVRRRS encoded by the coding sequence ATGGAAAGAGCTTTCAACATCTTCAAAATGGTCTCGCTCGCAGCTCTTGTGGTCGTCGCCCTGCTTTGTCTGAGCTACTCGCACGCATATGGATATAGTGCGGCAGTCGGCATCGGCAAGCCATCGAATGTGGTTGTCAATAACGGCAATACAGGAAACGGCAACAATACTGATCTGGAGAATCTGGATCACAACTGGGACCGCGACAACTACGTATCAACCGCTGACAATTCCGATAGTGGATTGCCGCCCACGACAGTACCAGAACCGGGAACGTTGATTCTCCTCGGCTCAGGACTGCTCGGGCTTGCTCGATACGTTAGACGGCGGAGTTAG